The Pelodiscus sinensis isolate JC-2024 chromosome 26, ASM4963464v1, whole genome shotgun sequence genome contains a region encoding:
- the ANKK1 gene encoding LOW QUALITY PROTEIN: ankyrin repeat and protein kinase domain-containing protein 1 (The sequence of the model RefSeq protein was modified relative to this genomic sequence to represent the inferred CDS: inserted 7 bases in 4 codons; substituted 1 base at 1 genomic stop codon): MAVQKRSPEIYSILIEHDTDVNMANKDGWSPFHFRMGMFVRLLLVQQAWADSQECEGXPLHLASQNHFENVAWMLLSRQADPACQENDGRTALHAAAYCGHLSHVAPLASQGADHEGKQKTHXTPLHLAVERGTFRGVQYLLKSRVSVSCLDEHHSSALHMAAVKGKYLICEKWIKYGADVDLRTDKGWAPLYLACFKGCIEMLCLLXHSHVKGGRGWTLLHVAAHHSEEXGVNPKAAEKSEWTPLHLAVQQGAFLSSINLLELKANVHVKNKMGWTPLHRSVLSGNAATVKALIXRLNVEDPTGCTPLPLAVRNQKQSTATVLQGKDLPMHNMGSRDGTEQ; the protein is encoded by the exons ATGGCTGTGCAGAAGAGGTCACCAGAGATCTATTCCATTCTAATCGAGCATGATACAGATGTCAACATGGCCAACAAAGACGGCTGGTCCCCTTTTCACTTCAGAATGGGGATGTTtgtgcgcctcctgctggtccagCAGGCATGGGCAGACTCCCAAGAATGTGAAG CTCCGCTCCACTTGGCATCTCAGAACCACTTTGAGAATGTCGCCTGGATGCTGCTCTCTCGCCAGGCTGACCCCGCATGCCAGGAGAACGATGGGAGAACTGCCCTCCACGCGGCAGCTTACTGCGGGCACCTCAGCCACGTGGCACCCCTGGCCAGCCAAGGAGCTGACCATGAAGGGAAGCAGAAGACCCATTGAACCCCACTGCACCTCGCTGTGGAGAGGGGTACTTTTAGAGGGGTGCAATATCTGCTGAAGAGCAGGGTGTCTGTCAGCTGCCTGGATGAGCATCACTCCAGTGCTTTGCACATGGCTGCTGTGAAGGGGAAGTATCTGATATGCGAGAAATGGATCAAATATGGGGCCGATGTGGACTTGAGGACAGATAAAGGGTGGGCTCCTCTATACCTCGCTTGTTTCAAAGGCTGCATTGAAATGCTCTGCCTGCT ACACAGCCATGTCAAAGGAGGCAGGGGTTGGACGCTGCTTCATGTGGCTGCCCACCACAGTGAAGA TGGGGTGAACCCCAAGGCTGCTGAGAAATCAGAGTGGACCCCTCTCCACCTTGCCGTGCAGCAGGGGGCCTTCCTAAGTAGCATCAACCTCCTGGAGCTCAAGGCAAATGTCCATGTTAAGAACAAAATGGGCTGGACTCCTCTTCACCGCTCTGTCCTCAGCGGCAATGCAGCTACCGTAAAGGCCTTGAT AAGGCTGAATGTGGAGGACCCGACGGgctgcactcccctcccactggccGTTAGGAATCAGAAGCAAAGCACTGCTACTGTGTTGCAAGGGAAGGACTTGCCAATGCATAacatggggagcagggatggcactGAGCAGTGA